One genomic segment of Theobroma cacao cultivar B97-61/B2 chromosome 6, Criollo_cocoa_genome_V2, whole genome shotgun sequence includes these proteins:
- the LOC18597366 gene encoding subtilisin-like protease SBT5.4 has protein sequence MWFPKLSLFLLSFGICCSLFQAPAFAIKKSYIVYLGSHVHGPEVTDADLDRVTDSHYNLLGSFLGTKEKAREAIFDSYQRHINGFAATLEEEEAAEIAKHPEVVSVFHNRQSKLQTTHSWELMSLEWNGEVIPGSLWTEGRFGEDTIIANLDTVVFQKTKYILICNMERNKVKGKIAVCLEGGYVFPVMKGLLVAEAGAAGMIMCNHERSPNETSFEELHFLPVSHLNYEDCRSLYAYINSSDNPMAYFTPPTTQLYTKPAPLMAVSSSRGPNPFTPEILKPDITAPGVDIIAANTEAVSPTGFPEDTRRSAFLFKSGTSMSCPHVAGVAGLLKTLKPDWSPAAIRSAIMTTAETRDNTGNALRDDLSLNKSTPFGYGSGHIKPNRAMNPGLVYDLRVEDYLDFLCAIGYNQSKVERFSEGPYTCPESGNPLDLNYPSIAVPKLSGSVTISRKLKNVGTPGNYTACVCEPFGISVSVEPSSLQFENIGEEKGFKLTLKAKGDGAANKDYVFGALTWTDGKHYVRSPIAVAAAAST, from the exons ATGTGGTTTCCCAAGCTTTCACTGTTCCTTCTATCCTTTGGTATTTGCTGTTCGCTTTTCCAAGCACCCGCTTTTGCGAtcaaaaag TCTTACATAGTCTACTTGGGGTCGCATGTACATGGCCCAGAAGTTACGGATGCTGATCTTGATCGAGTGACTGATTCTCATTATAATCTCCTCGGGTCATTCTTGGGAAC TAAGGAGAAGGCCAGAGAAGCCATCTTTGACTCGTACCAAAGACATATCAACGGTTTTGCTGCCACCCTTGAGGAGGAGGAGGCTGCTGAGATCGCAA AGCATCCTGAAGTTGTGTCAGTTTTCCATAACAGACAAAGTAAATTGCAAACGACTCATTCATGGGAACTCATGTCCCTGGAATGGAATGGTGAGGTGATTCCTGGATCCTTGTGGACCGAAGGTAGATTTGGTGAAGACACCATCATTGCAAACTTAGACACCG TCGTGTTTCAAAAAACCAAATATATACTAATATGCAACATGGAAAGGAACAAGGTGAAGGGTAAAATTGCAGTCTGCCTCGAGGGTGGGTATGTCTTTCCGGTAATGAAAGGATTGCTAGTAGCAGAGGCTGGGGCTGCTGGGATGATTATGTGCAATCATGAGCGTTCTCCAAATGAAACTTCATTTGAAGAACTTCATTTCCTTCCGGTATCGCATCTCAACTACGAGGACTGTCGTTCACTCTATGCCTACATCAATTCTTCCGA TAATCCAATGGCATATTTTACACCCCCAACGACACAACTGTATACAAAGCCTGCTCCATTAATGGCAGTTTCCTCGTCTCGAGGACCAAACCCTTTTACACCAGAGATCCTTAAG CCTGATATCACCGCACCTGGAGTTGATATCATAGCTGCCAACACTGAAGCAGTGTCCCCCACAGGCTTTCCCGAGGATACCCGCAGGTCtgctttcctttttaaaagtgGTACATCAATGTCTTGTCCTCACGTTGCTGGAGTTGCTGGTCTTCTGAAGACACTTAAGCCCGACTGGAGTCCAGCTGCAATAAGATCTGCAATCATGACTACTG CGGAAACAAGAGATAATACTGGAAACGCTTTGCGGGATGACCTCTCATTGAACAAGTCAACACCATTTGGCTATGGTTCTGGACATATCAAACCCAACCGAGCAATGAATCCTGGCTTGGTCTATGACTTGAGAGTCGAAGACTATTTGGACTTTCTTTGTGCCATTGGCTACAACCAATCAAAGGTAGAACGTTTCTCTGAAGGTCCCTACACATGTCCCGAGTCAGGCAATCCTCTGGACTTAAACTACCCCTCGATAGCGGTTCCTAAACTCTCAGGCTCAGTCACCATATCTCGGAAGTTGAAAAATGTTGGCACACCAGGCAATTATACTGCTTGTGTTTGTGAACCATTCGGGATTTCGGTTTCTGTGGAGCCTAGCTCATTGCAGTTTGAGAATATTGGAGAAGAGAAGGGCTTTAAGTTGACTCTTAAAGCTAAGGGGGATGGTGCAGCTAATAAGGACTATGTTTTTGGAGCACTGACATGGACAGACGGAAAGCATTATGTAAGGAGTCCAATAGCGGTTGCTGCAGCAGCTTCTACTTAA
- the LOC18597365 gene encoding ATP-dependent 6-phosphofructokinase 2 — MVLSQPEASILTAVSYRQQLEQVYGSASDDAFSFSPTITLQKLPHLSEYTNHLQPAVPNPLDRNPFFHPTDGFYINPSDVILRQVVYDLSPSRTLPSPSHGRYLAYHRAGPRNQIFFDPCTTRAAIVTCGGLCPGMNTVIRELVVGLWDLYGVRQIYGIKAGYRGFYSTHPIELNPKLVRNWHKRGGTVLETSRGGFDLTRIVDAIEHRGFNQVYIIGGDGTMRGAVKIFEEIRRRKLRVGVAGIPKTVDNDVGIIDRSFGFQTAVEMAQQAINAAHVEAESAVNGIGLVKLMGRSTGHIALHATLSSRDVDCCLIPETEFYLEAKGGLFEFLEQRLKERGHAVLVVAEGAGQDLIPRSDAQKEERDESGNLVFLDVGAWLNSELKKWWARDHPDELFTVKYIDPTYMIRAVPANATDNLYCTLLAHSAIHGVMGGYTGFVSGPINGNYAYIPLTDVAQAKNEVNTKDHKWAWVRSVTNQPDFVKPG, encoded by the exons ATGGTTTTATCACAGCCAGAAGCCAGCATTCTCACCGCCGTCTCCTACCGACAACAACTAGAACAAGTTTATGGCTCTGCCTCTGATGATGCCTTTTCATTCTCTCCTACTATAACCCTCCAAAAGCTACCCCATCTTAGTGAGTACACGAACCACCTCCAACCGGCCGTCCCCAATCCACTCGACCGAAACCCTTTCTTCCATCCCACTGACGGCTTCTACATAAACCCATCAGACGTCATTCTCCGCCAAGTCGTCTACGACCTCTCTCCCTCCAGAACACTCCCTTCTCCCTCTCACGGCCGGTACTTGGCATATCACAGGGCGGGTCCTCGCAACCAAATTTTCTTTGACCCTTGTACCACCAGGGCTGCTATCGTTACATGTGGAGGACTCTGTCCTGGGATGAATACTGTTATACGGGAGCTGGTTGTTGGCCTTTGGGACCTGTATGGGGTGCGCCAAATTTATGGTATTAAAGCTGGCTACCGGGGTTTCTACTCCACTCACCCCATTGAGCTCAATCCTAAGCTGGTGCGTAACTGGCACAAGAGGGGCGGGACTGTGCTTGAAACATCGAGGGGTGGCTTTGACCTCACAAGGATTGTTGATGCCATTGAGCACCGCGGCTTTAATCAG GTTTACATTATAGGCGGGGATGGCACAATGCGCGGTGCTGTAAAGATATTTGAGGAGATCCGCCGGCGGAAATTGAGAGTAGGAGTCGCTGGAATTCCAAAAACTGTGGACAATGACGTGGGCATAATTGATAGATCATTTGGATTCCAGACAGCTGTAGAAATGGCGCAGCAAGCAATCAATGCGGCCCATGTAGAGGCGGAAAGTGCAGTCAATGGAATTGGTTTAGTGAAGCTAATGGGTCGGAGCACAGGGCATATAGCCCTTCATGCAACATTGAGCAGCCGTGATGTGGACTGCTGCTTAATTCCTGAAACCGAATTTTACTTAGAAGCCAAAGGGGGGCTATTTGAATTTCTTGAACAAAGGCTGAAAGAGAGGGGGCATGCAGTGCTGGTGGTTGCTGAAGGGGCAGGTCAGGATTTGATACCCAGAAGTGATGCccagaaagaagaaagggatgAGTCTGGCAACCTGGTTTTCCTAGATGTTGGGGCGTGGCTGAACTCAGAGCTCAAGAAATGGTGGGCCAGAGACCACCCAGATGAGTTGTTTACAGTGAAGTATATAGATCCTACTTACATGATACGTGCAGTTCCAGCAAATGCTACAGATAACTTGTACTGTACACTTCTGGCTCATTCAGCAATTCATGGGGTAATGGGAGGGTACACTGGTTTTGTCTCTGGCCCTATTAACGGCAACTATGCATATATTCCATTGACGGACGTGGCACAAGCTAAGAATGAAGTAAACACCAAGGACCATAAATGGGCCTGGGTCAGATCCGTTACCAATCAGCCTGACTTCGTGAAGCCGGGATGA
- the LOC18597364 gene encoding DNA-directed RNA polymerases IV and V subunit 4 isoform X2: MSEKGGKGFSLPTKTTPKSALKSTPASATARHDDNSAKSKRGRKVQFGMEGLPNLGFNFSSPKSDGKFAIPVGKGDWAKGGKGEKVVNGGKAPVAKEAKSLELRVEQELPENVKCLMDCEAANILEGIQEQMVMLSQDSTIKLPESFHLGLQYAKTRSYYTNPQSVRRVLEALSKYGVSYSEICVIANTCPETVDEVFALVRSLEAKKSRLSEPLKDVLDELGKLKKST; this comes from the exons ATGTCGGAGAAGGGAGGCAAAGGGTTTTCATTGCCCACCAAAACAACACCTAAATCTGCTCTCAAATCTACCCCGGCTTCTGCCACTGCTAGACATG ATGATAATTCTGCAAAATCAAAGAGGGGAAGGAAAGTTCAGTTTGGAATGGAAG GTTTACCTAACCTTGGATTTAATTTCTCATCGCCAAAATCTGATGGCAAGTTTGCAATCCCTGTTGGTAAAG GTGACTGGGCCAAGGGAGGAAAGGGAGAAAAGGTGGTCAATGGTGGAAAGGCCCCTGTGGCAAAAGAAGCTAAGTCATTGGAGCTCAGAGTTGAACAGG AACTTCCAGAAAATGTTAAATGCCTCATGGATTGTGAGGCTGCAAATATTTTAGAAGGCATCCAGGAACAAATGGTTATGCTCTCTCAAGATTCAACTATTAAGCTGCCCGA ATCATTTCATTTAGGACTGCAGTATGCCAAGACTCGTAGCTATTATACTAATCCCCAGTCTGTCAGACGAGTTCTTGA GGCTCTTTCAAAATATGGTGTCTCTTACAGTGAG ATTTGTGTGATTGCAAATACTTGTCCAGAAACTGTTGATGAAGTTTTTGCTCTTGTTCGATCCTTGGAG GCTAAGAAAAGCAGGCTCAGTGAACCACTTAAAGATGTATTGGATGAGCTAGGTAAACTTAAAAAATCCACCTGA
- the LOC18597364 gene encoding DNA-directed RNA polymerases IV and V subunit 4 isoform X1 has protein sequence MSEKGGKGFSLPTKTTPKSALKSTPASATARHGKDDNSAKSKRGRKVQFGMEGLPNLGFNFSSPKSDGKFAIPVGKGDWAKGGKGEKVVNGGKAPVAKEAKSLELRVEQELPENVKCLMDCEAANILEGIQEQMVMLSQDSTIKLPESFHLGLQYAKTRSYYTNPQSVRRVLEALSKYGVSYSEICVIANTCPETVDEVFALVRSLEAKKSRLSEPLKDVLDELGKLKKST, from the exons ATGTCGGAGAAGGGAGGCAAAGGGTTTTCATTGCCCACCAAAACAACACCTAAATCTGCTCTCAAATCTACCCCGGCTTCTGCCACTGCTAGACATG GAAAAGATGATAATTCTGCAAAATCAAAGAGGGGAAGGAAAGTTCAGTTTGGAATGGAAG GTTTACCTAACCTTGGATTTAATTTCTCATCGCCAAAATCTGATGGCAAGTTTGCAATCCCTGTTGGTAAAG GTGACTGGGCCAAGGGAGGAAAGGGAGAAAAGGTGGTCAATGGTGGAAAGGCCCCTGTGGCAAAAGAAGCTAAGTCATTGGAGCTCAGAGTTGAACAGG AACTTCCAGAAAATGTTAAATGCCTCATGGATTGTGAGGCTGCAAATATTTTAGAAGGCATCCAGGAACAAATGGTTATGCTCTCTCAAGATTCAACTATTAAGCTGCCCGA ATCATTTCATTTAGGACTGCAGTATGCCAAGACTCGTAGCTATTATACTAATCCCCAGTCTGTCAGACGAGTTCTTGA GGCTCTTTCAAAATATGGTGTCTCTTACAGTGAG ATTTGTGTGATTGCAAATACTTGTCCAGAAACTGTTGATGAAGTTTTTGCTCTTGTTCGATCCTTGGAG GCTAAGAAAAGCAGGCTCAGTGAACCACTTAAAGATGTATTGGATGAGCTAGGTAAACTTAAAAAATCCACCTGA